One genomic region from Cetobacterium ceti encodes:
- a CDS encoding galactokinase, whose amino-acid sequence MLDKLITIFKKEFGENENIKKYFAPGRVNLIGEHIDYNGGKVFPCALDFGTYGIVGKRKDKKCRMYSLNFENIGIREFSLENIKNVPEDDWVNYPKGVIKIFQDRGYEIKQGLDIVFFGNIPNGAGLSSSASIEVLMGTILKEEFNLDISMVEIVKMSQKAENEFIGVNCGIMDQFAIGMGKEDHAILLDCNSLEYNYAPFKLNNISIVIANTNKRRGLGESKYNERRASCEEALKNLQENGVKINSLCEMTMEKYLEVEKYIKSLEGRQRVKHAVSENERVLKAMESLKENNIEDFGKLMNSSHKSLKEDYEVTGLELDTLVEAAWEEKGTIGARMTGAGFGGCTVNLVEDACVDRFIKNVGEKYRNKTGLEATFYIGKPGAGARKLEDR is encoded by the coding sequence ATTTTAGATAAGTTAATTACAATATTTAAAAAAGAATTTGGAGAAAATGAAAATATAAAAAAATATTTTGCTCCTGGAAGAGTGAACCTAATAGGGGAACATATTGATTATAATGGGGGGAAGGTTTTTCCGTGTGCTTTAGATTTTGGGACCTATGGAATTGTAGGAAAAAGAAAAGATAAAAAATGTAGAATGTATTCTTTAAATTTTGAAAATATAGGAATTAGAGAATTTTCCTTAGAAAATATAAAAAATGTTCCTGAAGATGATTGGGTTAATTATCCTAAGGGAGTAATAAAGATATTTCAGGATAGAGGATATGAAATAAAACAAGGATTAGATATAGTATTTTTTGGAAATATTCCAAATGGAGCAGGACTATCTTCTTCGGCTTCAATAGAAGTCTTAATGGGAACAATTTTAAAAGAGGAATTTAATTTAGATATTTCAATGGTTGAAATAGTTAAAATGTCTCAAAAAGCAGAAAATGAATTTATAGGTGTTAATTGTGGAATAATGGATCAATTTGCAATTGGAATGGGAAAAGAAGATCATGCTATTTTATTAGATTGTAATAGTCTAGAGTATAATTATGCTCCATTTAAATTAAATAATATTTCTATAGTGATAGCTAATACTAATAAAAGAAGAGGTTTAGGTGAGTCAAAATACAATGAAAGAAGAGCTTCTTGTGAGGAAGCATTAAAAAATTTACAAGAAAATGGAGTTAAAATAAATTCCCTTTGTGAAATGACAATGGAAAAATATTTAGAAGTTGAGAAATATATAAAGTCTTTAGAGGGAAGACAAAGGGTAAAACATGCTGTTTCAGAGAATGAAAGAGTATTAAAAGCTATGGAAAGTTTAAAAGAAAATAATATAGAAGATTTTGGAAAGTTAATGAATAGTTCTCATAAATCCTTAAAAGAGGATTATGAGGTGACAGGACTAGAATTAGATACATTGGTAGAAGCTGCATGGGAAGAGAAGGGAACTATAGGAGCTAGAATGACAGGAGCAGGATTTGGTGGATGTACTGTAAATTTAGTAGAAGATGCTTGTGTAGATAGGTTCATAAAAAATGTTGGAGAAAAATATAGAAATAAAACAGGTTTAGAAGCTACATTTTATATTGGAAAACCAGGAGCTGGAGCTAGAAAGTTAGAGGATCGATAA
- a CDS encoding UDP-glucose--hexose-1-phosphate uridylyltransferase translates to MDKIFGYINNLVDYGIENNLIDKDDEIYIRNEILSQLNLDEYIKINENIQLKYVEDILDKICSWAVEKKLIEDTLGERELFDTKLMGILTKRPSEVIREFKENYKISPEKATNNFYDFSKKNNYIREKRIGKNLHWYWKSNFGQLEITVNLAKPEKDPRDIAREGKLKKSTYPKCLLCKENVGYQGRGNHPARQNLRVIPLELCGKKWNLQYSPYVYYNEHSIIFSDIHEPMKIGRETFERIVDFLDFLPHYFIGSNADLPIVGGSILSHDHYQGGKHEFPMAKSKIEKVFQIEKFPDIECGRVKWPMSVIRIKGKNKTSMVEASEYILKKWREYEDLNVDIKPYTEEIPHNTITPIGRKKDNIYEIDLVLRNNRTTDVYPMGIFHPHEEVHNIKKENIGLIEVMGLAVLPGRLHKEMEDLIKISEKKEWEEIIIKNENLIKHRNWLKNILKNNKKITKEILEEEIGKTFEKVLEHGGVFKRDEKGIIAFDKFLESLNR, encoded by the coding sequence ATGGATAAAATATTTGGGTATATAAACAATTTAGTAGATTATGGAATTGAAAATAATTTAATAGATAAAGATGATGAAATTTATATAAGAAATGAAATTTTATCTCAATTGAATTTAGATGAATATATAAAAATAAATGAAAATATACAATTAAAATATGTAGAAGATATTTTAGATAAGATATGTTCTTGGGCAGTTGAAAAAAAATTAATAGAGGATACTTTGGGAGAAAGAGAACTGTTTGATACAAAATTAATGGGAATTTTAACAAAAAGACCAAGTGAAGTGATAAGAGAATTTAAAGAAAATTATAAAATTAGTCCAGAAAAAGCTACGAATAATTTTTATGATTTTTCAAAAAAAAATAATTATATAAGAGAAAAGAGAATTGGAAAAAATTTACATTGGTATTGGAAGAGTAACTTTGGTCAATTGGAAATAACGGTGAATTTAGCAAAACCTGAAAAAGATCCAAGGGACATTGCAAGGGAAGGAAAATTAAAAAAGTCAACTTATCCAAAATGCTTATTATGTAAGGAAAATGTAGGATATCAAGGAAGAGGAAATCATCCAGCTAGACAAAATTTAAGAGTAATTCCCTTAGAATTATGTGGGAAAAAATGGAATTTGCAATATTCTCCCTATGTATATTATAATGAACATTCAATAATTTTTTCAGATATTCATGAACCTATGAAAATAGGTAGAGAAACTTTTGAAAGAATTGTGGATTTCTTAGATTTTTTACCCCATTACTTTATAGGTTCTAATGCAGATTTGCCAATAGTAGGAGGATCTATTTTATCCCATGATCACTATCAAGGGGGAAAACATGAATTTCCTATGGCTAAGAGTAAAATAGAAAAAGTATTCCAAATAGAAAAATTTCCAGATATAGAATGTGGTAGAGTGAAATGGCCAATGTCTGTAATAAGAATAAAAGGAAAAAATAAAACTTCTATGGTAGAAGCTAGTGAATATATTTTAAAAAAGTGGAGAGAGTATGAGGATTTAAATGTAGATATAAAACCATATACAGAAGAAATCCCTCATAATACAATAACTCCTATTGGAAGAAAAAAAGATAATATTTATGAAATAGATTTAGTTTTAAGAAATAATAGAACAACAGATGTATATCCTATGGGAATTTTTCATCCTCATGAAGAAGTACATAATATAAAAAAAGAAAATATAGGGCTTATAGAAGTTATGGGATTAGCTGTATTACCAGGTAGATTACATAAGGAAATGGAAGATTTAATAAAAATAAGTGAGAAAAAAGAATGGGAAGAAATTATTATTAAAAATGAAAATTTAATAAAGCATAGAAATTGGTTAAAAAATATTTTAAAAAATAATAAGAAAATTACAAAGGAAATATTAGAGGAAGAGATTGGAAAAACTTTTGAAAAAGTTCTCGAACATGGAGGGGTTTTTAAAAGAGATGAAAAGGGAATAATAGCTTTTGATAAATTTCTTGAAAGTTTAAATAGGTAA
- the murI gene encoding glutamate racemase translates to MHKKFNIGIFDSGVGGLSLVNKIKQKLPKENIIYFADKANGFYGTKTEREIKELCKLYAEFLHENQCKIILIASSSAACAALPYLQEKFDFPVLGPIEENIKAALKETKNNHISILTSPFTAFKKVYEDEIKKYSLDIKYETITVSPLSNLVENGWNNFLDNEIILKKSLKNISLDSDTIILGSSYLSLIKDDIKKNLKNKNIIDPADQWIKDLYKTLYKMNLLNDQEKSGRLEFFVNKDLDKFKKVSENYLKNSIDVYQIF, encoded by the coding sequence ATGCATAAAAAATTTAATATTGGTATTTTCGATTCAGGTGTTGGTGGATTATCCCTTGTAAATAAAATTAAACAAAAATTACCTAAAGAAAATATTATTTATTTTGCTGACAAAGCAAATGGATTTTATGGAACTAAAACTGAAAGAGAAATTAAAGAACTCTGCAAATTATATGCAGAGTTCTTACATGAAAATCAATGTAAAATAATTTTAATTGCATCTAGTTCTGCTGCTTGTGCTGCACTACCATATTTACAAGAAAAATTTGATTTTCCAGTTTTAGGTCCTATTGAAGAAAATATAAAAGCTGCATTAAAAGAAACTAAAAATAATCATATAAGCATACTAACTAGTCCCTTTACAGCTTTTAAAAAAGTTTATGAAGATGAAATAAAAAAATATTCTTTAGATATAAAATATGAAACTATAACCGTTTCACCCCTTTCTAACTTAGTAGAAAATGGTTGGAATAATTTTTTAGATAATGAAATTATTTTAAAAAAATCTTTAAAAAATATTTCTTTAGACTCTGATACAATTATTTTAGGTTCTAGTTATTTATCTTTAATTAAAGATGATATTAAAAAAAATTTAAAAAATAAAAATATTATTGATCCTGCTGATCAATGGATTAAGGATTTATATAAAACTTTATATAAAATGAATCTTTTAAATGATCAAGAAAAATCTGGCCGTTTAGAATTTTTTGTTAATAAAGATTTAGATAAATTCAAAAAAGTTTCAGAAAACTATCTTAAAAATTCTATTGATGTTTATCAAATATTTTAA
- the gltS gene encoding sodium/glutamate symporter: MFQYTFNMAQTLAIAIILLLIGRYIKAKISFFEKFFIPAPVIGGVIFAIFTLIGHSTNSFTFSFDGNLKDLLMIAFFTTIGFLASLKMLKKGGIQVFIFLAVAVLLVIIQNLAGVGMAKMFGLNPLLGLAAGSVPLTGGHGTSGAFGPVLEAAGAHGALSVAIASATFGLVAGCMIGGPIAKRLMLKHQLKSYDEETPLYTDETLEKDTVQNASEATIFKAIVFIAISMGIGSFVGPFAKTFGVTLPPYIGPMLIAAIFRNIFDSSKKELPLHSINIIGNISLQLFLAMALMTMRLWELAALALPLVVMLVVQTIIMALYAHFVTFNIMGRDYDAAVLATGHCGFGMGATPNAMANMETFTTANGPSPNAFFVIPLVGSLFIDFVNAAIITLFINIFG, encoded by the coding sequence ATGTTCCAATATACTTTCAATATGGCTCAAACTTTGGCTATAGCAATTATTTTACTTCTAATCGGTAGATATATTAAAGCTAAAATTTCTTTTTTTGAGAAATTTTTTATTCCAGCTCCAGTAATAGGAGGAGTAATTTTTGCTATTTTTACTTTAATTGGTCATAGTACTAATTCCTTTACATTTTCCTTTGATGGAAATTTAAAAGATCTTTTAATGATTGCATTTTTCACCACAATTGGTTTTTTAGCAAGTTTAAAAATGTTAAAAAAAGGTGGAATTCAAGTTTTCATATTCTTAGCTGTAGCAGTTCTTCTTGTTATTATACAAAACTTAGCCGGTGTTGGTATGGCTAAAATGTTTGGATTAAATCCTTTACTTGGTCTAGCCGCTGGTTCTGTTCCTTTAACAGGAGGACATGGAACTTCCGGTGCTTTTGGTCCTGTTCTAGAAGCTGCTGGTGCCCACGGAGCTTTATCAGTTGCCATAGCTTCAGCTACATTTGGTTTAGTTGCTGGTTGTATGATTGGTGGACCTATTGCCAAAAGACTTATGTTAAAACATCAATTAAAATCATATGACGAAGAAACTCCTTTATACACAGACGAAACTTTAGAAAAAGATACAGTTCAAAATGCCAGTGAAGCTACAATATTTAAAGCTATTGTTTTTATAGCAATTTCAATGGGAATTGGAAGTTTTGTTGGCCCTTTTGCTAAAACATTTGGGGTAACTTTGCCTCCATACATAGGTCCTATGTTAATAGCTGCTATATTTAGAAATATATTTGATTCTTCAAAAAAAGAGTTACCTCTTCACAGTATAAATATAATTGGAAATATTTCTTTACAGTTATTCTTAGCAATGGCTCTTATGACTATGAGATTATGGGAACTTGCTGCCTTAGCACTACCTTTAGTTGTAATGTTAGTAGTTCAAACTATTATAATGGCCCTTTATGCTCATTTTGTAACATTTAATATAATGGGGAGAGATTATGATGCTGCCGTATTAGCTACAGGACATTGTGGTTTTGGAATGGGAGCTACTCCTAATGCTATGGCAAATATGGAAACTTTTACAACTGCTAATGGACCATCTCCTAATGCTTTCTTCGTTATTCCTCTTGTAGGATCATTATTTATAGATTTCGTTAATGCTGCAATAATAACATTATTCATAAATATATTTGGGTAG
- a CDS encoding AAA family ATPase, with amino-acid sequence MNKLQELKNEISKKVIGQEDMVNKILIGIFTGNHILLEGLPGLAKSLTVNTLAETLGLKFSRIQFTPDLLPSDIIGTEIYNEKTGEFRTKKGPIFGNIILADEINRAPAKVQSALLEAMQEKQVTIGNETFKLDKPFVVLATQNPIEQDGTYALPEAQQDRFLMKVKIEYPTRDEERKILNLITEGYDFDAIKINTILSEEELERIKNDIKSIYIDEKLKNYILDIVFKSREKSNYIACGASPRATISLVISAKGHAYLNGREAVMPEDIKAVVYDVLRHRIILTYEAEAEEKTIEDVINEILNSVTLP; translated from the coding sequence ATGAATAAGTTACAAGAGTTGAAAAATGAAATATCAAAAAAAGTTATTGGACAAGAGGATATGGTAAATAAAATTTTAATTGGAATTTTTACTGGAAATCATATTCTGTTAGAAGGTCTTCCTGGACTTGCAAAATCTTTAACTGTAAATACTTTAGCTGAAACTTTAGGGTTAAAATTTTCAAGAATCCAGTTCACTCCAGATTTACTTCCAAGTGATATTATAGGAACAGAAATTTATAATGAAAAAACAGGAGAATTTAGAACTAAAAAAGGTCCTATTTTTGGTAACATAATTCTTGCTGATGAAATAAATAGAGCACCAGCTAAGGTTCAATCTGCACTTTTAGAAGCTATGCAAGAAAAACAAGTTACAATTGGGAATGAAACATTTAAATTGGATAAGCCTTTTGTAGTTTTAGCAACTCAAAACCCCATAGAACAAGATGGGACTTATGCTCTTCCAGAAGCTCAACAGGATAGGTTTTTAATGAAAGTAAAAATAGAATATCCAACTAGAGATGAAGAAAGAAAAATTTTAAATTTAATAACAGAGGGATATGACTTTGATGCTATAAAAATCAATACTATTTTAAGTGAAGAGGAATTAGAAAGAATAAAAAATGATATAAAAAGTATTTATATTGATGAAAAATTAAAAAATTATATTTTAGATATAGTATTTAAATCTAGAGAAAAGTCTAATTATATAGCTTGTGGAGCATCTCCTAGAGCTACAATATCTTTAGTTATTTCAGCTAAGGGACATGCTTATTTAAATGGAAGAGAAGCTGTTATGCCAGAGGATATTAAAGCTGTTGTTTATGATGTTTTACGTCATAGAATTATTTTAACATATGAAGCTGAAGCAGAGGAAAAAACAATAGAGGATGTTATAAATGAGATTTTAAATAGTGTAACATTACCATAG
- a CDS encoding DUF58 domain-containing protein, whose product MDKNQLLKKIREIEIKSTILANTIFAGEYHSCLKGNGMEFSEIRRYSPGDDVKKIDWKVTAKQKKAYVKEFVEERELPVFLLVDMSYSDNFEDKRNLISELVASLAFSANKNGDRVGGLFFTEKVEKIIPLRKGKKHILSLVENLLTYKTKYKGTDIKEALRYFGKMFKKRGIVFVISDFLDEGYERDLKMLQRRHEVISIEIRDRKYEKLPKGAIFTLEDSESGEEIIVENIGRELSLEGVNLKGGIKIYTDEDYVIKLSNYFRRRRRR is encoded by the coding sequence ATGGATAAGAATCAATTATTGAAAAAAATAAGAGAGATAGAGATAAAATCAACAATTCTTGCAAATACAATATTTGCTGGAGAATATCATTCGTGTTTAAAGGGAAATGGAATGGAATTTTCAGAAATAAGAAGATATTCTCCTGGAGATGATGTAAAAAAAATAGATTGGAAAGTTACTGCAAAACAAAAAAAAGCTTATGTGAAGGAGTTTGTTGAAGAAAGAGAACTTCCTGTATTTTTATTAGTGGATATGTCCTATTCAGATAATTTTGAGGATAAAAGAAATTTAATAAGTGAGCTAGTAGCGAGTTTAGCCTTTAGTGCAAATAAAAATGGGGATAGAGTTGGAGGACTTTTTTTTACTGAAAAAGTTGAAAAAATTATACCGCTTAGAAAAGGTAAAAAACATATTTTGTCTCTTGTGGAAAATTTGTTAACATATAAAACAAAATACAAAGGAACAGATATAAAAGAAGCTCTTAGATATTTTGGAAAGATGTTTAAAAAAAGAGGAATAGTATTTGTTATTTCAGATTTTTTAGATGAGGGGTATGAAAGAGATTTGAAAATGCTTCAAAGAAGACATGAAGTTATTTCTATAGAAATTAGAGATAGAAAATATGAAAAGTTACCAAAGGGAGCTATTTTTACTTTAGAAGATTCTGAAAGTGGAGAGGAAATAATAGTTGAAAATATAGGGAGAGAGCTTTCTTTAGAAGGTGTGAATTTAAAGGGGGGAATTAAAATTTATACTGATGAAGATTATGTTATAAAGCTATCTAATTACTTTAGGAGGAGGAGAAGACGATGA
- a CDS encoding VWA domain-containing protein: MFKFEYPYILFLILPLLYLFFRKKNLGAVKVPGISQIKKYSKKSKKYLWGKIFILLSLILMIVALSRPQEINRNKKIKRDGIDIVVALDLSRSMLQQDFKPNRLGRAKEVLKTFVDKRDNDRISLVVFGGDAYTKVPLTFDHRVIDETISKLSVNDITSNNRTAIGMGLGVALNRLKNSKAKSKVVILLTDGENNSGEMNPIEAGKLAKEMGIKVYTVGIGAREMEVPGFFGTQKIKNTELDENLLMEISKLSDGKYFRAGNQQEFNEIFNQIDKLEKTKIEGRDFYDKVELYEPLVKIALILLLIGTIFESIVFVRIP; the protein is encoded by the coding sequence ATGTTTAAATTTGAATATCCCTACATTTTATTTTTAATATTACCTTTATTGTATTTATTTTTTAGAAAAAAAAATTTAGGAGCAGTGAAAGTTCCAGGAATTTCACAAATAAAAAAATATAGTAAAAAATCTAAAAAATATTTATGGGGAAAAATATTTATTTTATTAAGTTTAATACTTATGATAGTTGCTTTAAGTAGACCTCAAGAGATAAATAGAAATAAAAAAATTAAAAGGGATGGAATAGATATAGTTGTAGCTTTAGATTTATCTCGTTCTATGTTGCAACAAGATTTTAAACCTAATAGATTAGGAAGGGCAAAGGAAGTACTAAAAACTTTTGTGGATAAAAGAGACAATGATAGAATTTCTTTAGTTGTTTTTGGAGGAGATGCTTATACTAAAGTTCCTTTAACTTTTGACCATAGGGTAATTGATGAAACAATTTCAAAATTATCAGTGAACGATATAACAAGTAATAATAGAACAGCTATAGGAATGGGATTAGGTGTAGCTTTAAATAGATTAAAGAACTCTAAGGCTAAATCTAAAGTTGTTATTTTATTAACTGATGGAGAAAATAACTCTGGAGAAATGAATCCAATAGAAGCTGGAAAATTAGCTAAGGAAATGGGAATAAAAGTTTATACAGTGGGAATTGGTGCTCGAGAAATGGAAGTTCCTGGATTTTTTGGAACTCAAAAAATAAAAAATACAGAACTAGATGAAAACTTATTAATGGAAATTAGTAAATTAAGTGATGGAAAATATTTTAGAGCTGGAAATCAACAGGAATTTAATGAAATTTTTAATCAAATTGATAAATTAGAAAAAACAAAAATAGAGGGTAGAGACTTTTATGATAAAGTTGAACTATACGAACCTTTAGTTAAAATAGCTTTAATTTTATTATTAATAGGAACTATTTTTGAATCTATTGTTTTTGTAAGAATACCTTAG
- a CDS encoding vWA domain-containing protein, with protein MEFGNKENIIYIIIPILLFIILLLGLRKRENILKNIGLFSKRGIEILKIFLITCGGLLVFISLLSPQRLKEDEKIQVKGSNVYALIDISRSMLTKDVYPNRLEGAKRSLNEILDGLKGDRIGFIPFSDSAYVQMPLTDDYSMGKNYVNAIDSNLISGGGTKLLEGLELANKSFEESGVDHKIVIILTDGGDYDKNIIEYAKNNKLKVYVIGVGTEDGGVIPGKVGFLKDKNGNTVISKLNDKFMKELANETGGKFYEVNNLTDGTKILLRDIKSLEGKNIREENLKVYKKYYQIPLGIGIILILCGYLLKRGIREEYND; from the coding sequence ATGGAATTTGGAAATAAAGAAAATATTATATATATAATTATTCCTATCCTTCTTTTTATAATTCTTTTATTAGGTTTAAGAAAAAGAGAAAATATTTTAAAAAATATAGGGCTTTTTAGTAAAAGAGGAATAGAAATTTTAAAAATATTTTTAATAACTTGTGGAGGACTTTTGGTATTTATAAGTTTATTATCTCCACAGAGATTAAAAGAGGATGAAAAAATTCAAGTAAAGGGAAGTAATGTTTATGCTTTAATTGATATTTCACGATCTATGTTAACAAAGGATGTTTATCCTAATAGATTAGAAGGGGCAAAAAGATCTCTTAATGAAATTTTAGATGGATTAAAAGGTGATAGAATAGGGTTTATACCTTTTTCAGATAGTGCTTATGTGCAAATGCCACTTACAGATGATTATTCCATGGGAAAGAATTATGTAAATGCCATTGATAGTAATTTAATTTCTGGTGGAGGAACAAAACTTTTAGAAGGATTGGAATTGGCAAATAAATCCTTTGAAGAAAGTGGAGTTGACCATAAAATAGTTATTATTTTAACTGATGGGGGAGATTATGATAAGAATATAATTGAATATGCAAAGAATAATAAATTAAAAGTCTATGTAATTGGTGTAGGAACTGAAGATGGAGGGGTTATCCCTGGAAAAGTTGGCTTTTTAAAAGATAAAAATGGAAATACAGTTATTAGTAAATTGAATGATAAATTTATGAAAGAATTAGCTAATGAAACTGGTGGAAAATTTTATGAAGTTAATAATTTAACAGATGGAACTAAAATTCTTTTAAGAGATATAAAAAGTTTAGAAGGAAAAAATATTCGTGAGGAAAATTTAAAAGTTTATAAGAAATATTATCAAATTCCTTTGGGAATAGGAATTATTTTAATTCTTTGTGGATATTTATTAAAAAGAGGAATAAGGGAGGAATATAATGACTAA
- a CDS encoding BatD family protein yields MKKYILLLCFLGMVKMGYGEIILDSDDTSPRLDETFKLTATFIDSDKDNYKIEGLDNFQILNRGSQSSYTSIYGKVTVKKSETFLLKPLSLGEKKLKVIGKDENSKELVIDVKKSEVRTAKNSKFYLEENKLKKDYYFGEKIPFRENLVSKVSLSGLQWVKGPDFKDFSVKDVTDADNNGNFIQKLIRIEGKQALEVQVYSGILQANSSGEKEIVGGQLAVTESNDMNSFFNQSAPIYLGPKIEKINILPLPENAPKNFQNIVGNIKINSSWSGDSVNYGEAITLTVNLSGDGNLALLNNLIDGQLKEFTVYETVKNYKEGIDNNGKYYNNKSIEVAFVPKNIGKLKIPEIKIPYFNTTSKKYEFEIIPEKTIVVKGEISKSDKQGLINNNTEHKYQEPLKIKEVKIEKIPIKQVENRNIYKLSTFILGILNILQLVLFIIFIKKNKR; encoded by the coding sequence ATGAAAAAATATATTTTACTCCTATGTTTTTTAGGAATGGTAAAAATGGGGTATGGAGAAATTATTTTAGATAGTGATGATACCTCACCAAGGTTAGATGAGACATTTAAATTAACAGCAACTTTTATAGATTCAGATAAGGATAATTATAAAATAGAGGGATTAGATAATTTTCAGATTTTAAATAGAGGAAGTCAATCTAGTTATACTTCTATATATGGAAAGGTAACTGTTAAGAAAAGTGAAACTTTTTTATTAAAACCTTTAAGCTTAGGTGAAAAAAAATTAAAGGTAATTGGTAAAGATGAAAATTCAAAGGAACTTGTAATAGATGTAAAAAAAAGTGAAGTTAGAACAGCAAAAAACAGTAAATTTTATTTAGAAGAAAATAAATTAAAAAAAGATTATTATTTTGGAGAAAAAATTCCATTTAGAGAAAATTTAGTTAGTAAGGTTAGTTTATCAGGGCTCCAATGGGTTAAGGGACCAGATTTCAAAGATTTTTCTGTTAAAGATGTGACAGATGCAGATAATAATGGAAACTTTATTCAAAAATTAATTAGAATAGAGGGAAAACAAGCCCTAGAGGTTCAAGTATATTCTGGAATTTTACAAGCAAATTCAAGTGGTGAAAAGGAAATTGTAGGAGGGCAACTTGCAGTTACAGAATCAAATGATATGAATAGTTTCTTTAATCAAAGTGCTCCAATATATTTAGGACCAAAAATTGAAAAAATAAATATATTGCCACTTCCTGAAAATGCTCCTAAAAATTTTCAAAATATAGTTGGAAATATAAAAATTAATAGCTCTTGGAGTGGAGATAGTGTAAACTATGGAGAAGCTATAACTTTAACAGTTAATTTATCAGGAGATGGGAATCTAGCGCTTCTTAATAATTTGATTGATGGACAATTAAAAGAGTTTACAGTTTATGAAACAGTGAAAAACTATAAAGAGGGAATAGATAATAATGGCAAATACTATAATAATAAAAGTATTGAAGTGGCATTCGTTCCTAAAAATATAGGAAAATTAAAAATACCTGAAATAAAAATTCCATATTTTAATACTACAAGTAAAAAATATGAATTTGAAATAATTCCAGAAAAAACTATAGTTGTTAAGGGAGAGATTTCTAAAAGTGATAAACAGGGTTTAATTAATAATAATACTGAACATAAGTATCAAGAGCCATTAAAAATCAAAGAGGTTAAAATAGAAAAGATTCCTATTAAACAAGTTGAAAATAGAAATATTTATAAGTTATCAACATTTATTTTAGGGATTTTAAATATATTACAACTGGTATTATTTATTATTTTTATAAAAAAAAATAAAAGATAG
- a CDS encoding L,D-transpeptidase yields the protein MLKVLLFFLISLLSYSSVFQKDFLYNKYTLKDKYQYGKINREFQWGKIEDIINSLEDFENRHAVLGSLSNYKNYRGEAPLINGKAIDSDGVPRYQGIPLYSLDNLEMPVKYGRDGSLVAILGYIQGYRVVRSYDRGGMWYVPNKYVKKTNTKRFKKVIVIDTKNQNICSLEKLGNKWVIRSMNPATTGLNKPPFYMATPKGTYVVQGKRHQMFYLKDGTEEIDGYAPYATRFTRGAYVHGVPVQFPRVEMLEYSPTLGTFPRSHMCVRNTTSHAEYLYKWAEIDKCLVVVI from the coding sequence ATGTTAAAAGTTTTATTATTTTTTTTAATCTCTTTACTTTCTTACTCTTCTGTTTTTCAAAAGGATTTTCTTTACAATAAATATACTTTAAAAGATAAGTATCAGTATGGAAAAATTAATAGAGAGTTTCAATGGGGAAAGATAGAGGATATTATAAATTCTCTTGAGGATTTTGAGAACAGACACGCAGTATTAGGTTCTTTGTCTAATTATAAAAATTATAGGGGTGAAGCTCCTTTAATTAATGGGAAGGCGATAGATTCTGATGGAGTTCCAAGATATCAAGGAATACCTTTATATAGTCTGGATAATTTAGAAATGCCAGTAAAATATGGAAGAGATGGATCTTTAGTAGCTATTTTAGGATATATTCAAGGATATAGGGTAGTACGTTCCTATGATAGGGGAGGAATGTGGTATGTTCCTAATAAATATGTAAAAAAAACAAATACTAAAAGATTTAAAAAGGTTATTGTAATAGATACTAAAAATCAAAATATTTGTTCTCTTGAAAAACTTGGAAACAAATGGGTTATTAGAAGTATGAACCCAGCTACAACAGGGCTGAATAAACCACCATTTTATATGGCGACTCCTAAAGGAACTTATGTCGTGCAAGGAAAAAGACATCAAATGTTTTATTTAAAAGATGGAACAGAGGAAATAGATGGTTATGCTCCCTATGCTACAAGATTTACTAGGGGAGCCTATGTACATGGAGTACCTGTACAATTTCCGAGGGTAGAGATGTTAGAATATTCTCCAACTTTAGGAACTTTTCCTCGCTCTCATATGTGTGTGAGAAACACAACATCCCATGCTGAATATTTATATAAATGGGCAGAAATTGATAAATGTTTAGTAGTTGTAATATAA